DNA from Myxococcus guangdongensis:
CCCGGATACGGCGGGCCGAAGCCATCGACCACGCTCTCGACGATGTAGTAGCTCACCGGGCCGTAATAGCTCGCGTCGCCGTAGCAGGTCTTGATGTCGACGCGAGAGAAGGGACTGCCCGAGCGATACAGCACGCCGTCGAGGTAGACGGCGAGCCCGGGGCTGTACGTCCCGTACGTGCCTTCCACGGACGAGTAGCCGTCGAAGATGTTGTTGCAGAAGGACTTGATGCCGGAGCCGTCATGGCAATCGAAGTACTCCTTGACGAAGGCCGGCCCGAAGCCCGAGCGCTGGTACACGCGCTTGCCATTGACGTAGATCTGCGTCAGCGAGCTTTGGGTGTTCTGCGCCGTCCAATAGCTCACCAGCGCGGCCGTGTCGGCGAACGGCCCCTCGTGCTGCGCCATGGCAGGGGTCGCGACGGCCATCGAAAGCACAAACGCTGCGAGGAACTGCTTCATGAAGACTCTCCTTGAGAAGAACCGAGCGTCAGTCGCTGTCGGTCTGAGGCAGGTATAGGGAATGGGCGGAAGGGGGGCTCGGCCGCCGGCGCACGGGAATTCGGCCGTGGGTGCTGGAGGGTGTCGGATGTGGGAGGGAGGATGTGCGCCTCGACATCTGGGGGCGGCACTTGCGCACAGTCTTCTCGACGGACGTGGTCTCCGCGCAGCAGCGGCATGAGTACTGGCAGGAGTTGGCGAGCAAGGTGCTCCTGGGACTGAGGACGGAGCACAAGGCCTCCAGTCCCTTCTTCGGGCGGCTGGACCATCACGAGGCCGGACCGTTGGGCGTGACGTCTCTGCACTCCTCGGCCCAGCGCGTCTACCGGGGGGAGCCGGAGATCGCCCGTGCTCCCCGGGAGTGCTACTACCTCTGCATGCAGGTGGAGGGCGTCTGCCGGCTGCGCCAGGGACGCGAGGAGCGCTACTCCCACCCGGGTGAGGTGGAGCTCTTCGATGGGACCCGGCCGGGAGAGCTCTCGTTCGACGCCGACTACCGCCGCATCGTCATCGTGGCGCCCTACTCCACGCTGCGGCCACGACTCTCACGTCCGGATGACGTGGTGGGCAGTGTGCTCCACACGCAGGAGGGCGTCGGAGCCCTGGTGGCCGCCTACCTGCGCGCCTTCGCGGTGAACCAGGTCGCCGAGCCCGTCGCGGGCTCCGTCTCGGACAACCTGCTCGAGCTCCTCGCCCTGGCCTTCAACACCCAGGGCCGGAGAATCCAGACCAACGCCGCGAGCGTGAGAGAGGCTCGGCGGCATGCGCTCCGCGTCTACGTCGAGCGGCACCTCGCGGAGCCCTCGCTGAGCCCGGCGACGGCCGCCGCCCATTTCCGCATGTCCACGCGCTACCTGCATGGGCTGTTCAGGGAAGAAGGCGAGAGCTTCATGCGCTGGGTCCTCTCGCGGCGCCTGGCGCGCTGCCGCAAGGCGCTCGAGGACCCCGCCATGGACGCGCGCGGCATCGCGGACATCGCCTTCGGCTGGGGCTTCGTGGATCTCACCCACTTCGGACGCGCCTTCAAGAAGGCATACGGCATGACTCCCCGGGACTGGCGCCACCAACAGGCCCGACAGCGGGCATGACGCCCGTCGAGGTTCTGCCAACAACGGGGGCACGCTGAACACCCGGCGGTGCACGGGGGCTCCGCGAGCAGCCAGCGCGCCCCCCGCGCACCGACGCCCAGCACGGACGCGCTGGGTGGCGTAGAGTGGCGCGCTGTGCTGACCGTCGACCCGCATCCGTCCCTGGACACGCTGAGCTTCACCACCGTCTTCCCCGCGTCGCTGGGCGCGTTGCCCTCGCCGGAGTGGCTGGTGGCGTTGCTGAAGCCGGATGCGTCCGCGCCGCTCTCCAGTGACGACACCGTGCGCGGCGCCGTGCGCGACATGCTCCGTCACGGTGGCTACAAGCCCACGGGGCGGGGCAAGCCCGCCTCCGAGTACCTGGTGCGCGCCGCGGGCGACGGTTCGCTCGGCGGCATCAACACGGCCGTGGACGCGTGCAACGCGGTGTCGCTGCACAGCGGACTGCCCATCAGCGTCGTGGACCTGGACCGCGCCACCGCGCCGTTCCGCGTCGGCATCGCGCCCGAGGGCGCCCAGTATGTCTTCAATGCCTCCGGCCAGAGCATCGACCTGGCGGGCCTGCTGTGCCTCTTCGACGCCGAGGGCCCGTGCGCCAACGCCGTGAAGGACGCGCAGCGCACCAAGACGAACGCGGACACCCGACGCACGCTCACCGTCCTCTGGGGCGCCAAGGCCCTGGGAGACCGCACCGCGCGCGCCTTCGCATGGTACCGCGAGCTGCTGGAGAGAGCCGGCGCCACCGTGGAGCGACTCCCCTGAGCACCCTGGACCTGGCGCGGCTGCTCGCCGATGGCGCGCGCTCGCTCTCCGCGGCCTGGGGGCGACCCGTGCTGCTGACCGAGCCCCA
Protein-coding regions in this window:
- a CDS encoding helix-turn-helix domain-containing protein, with protein sequence MRTVFSTDVVSAQQRHEYWQELASKVLLGLRTEHKASSPFFGRLDHHEAGPLGVTSLHSSAQRVYRGEPEIARAPRECYYLCMQVEGVCRLRQGREERYSHPGEVELFDGTRPGELSFDADYRRIVIVAPYSTLRPRLSRPDDVVGSVLHTQEGVGALVAAYLRAFAVNQVAEPVAGSVSDNLLELLALAFNTQGRRIQTNAASVREARRHALRVYVERHLAEPSLSPATAAAHFRMSTRYLHGLFREEGESFMRWVLSRRLARCRKALEDPAMDARGIADIAFGWGFVDLTHFGRAFKKAYGMTPRDWRHQQARQRA
- a CDS encoding phenylalanine--tRNA ligase beta subunit-related protein, giving the protein MLTVDPHPSLDTLSFTTVFPASLGALPSPEWLVALLKPDASAPLSSDDTVRGAVRDMLRHGGYKPTGRGKPASEYLVRAAGDGSLGGINTAVDACNAVSLHSGLPISVVDLDRATAPFRVGIAPEGAQYVFNASGQSIDLAGLLCLFDAEGPCANAVKDAQRTKTNADTRRTLTVLWGAKALGDRTARAFAWYRELLERAGATVERLP